Proteins found in one Mytilus edulis chromosome 2, xbMytEdul2.2, whole genome shotgun sequence genomic segment:
- the LOC139510927 gene encoding ficolin-1-like: MTGVHTIYPDNVHGVKVFCNMEVDGGGWSVIQRRQDGTTNFYRSWSEYKSGFGSPDRNVWLGNANIHEITSIGDYELRVDLQDWEGQTWYAVYSSFRVGDESTKYTLSLGRYTGTAGDCLRYQNGMKFSTYDQDNDASNGVDCFARDHAGWWYNQCHYVNINGLYKKGKSDKHNVVSWNLARGPYYSLKFVRMMIHRH, from the exons ATGACAGGTGTCCACACAATATACCCAGATAATGTGCATGGAGTCAAAGTTTTCTGCAACATGGAGGTCGATGGAGGCGGATGGAGC GTGATACAACGAAGACAAGATGGTACAACTAATTTTTATAGATCATGGTCAGAATACAAGAGTGGTTTTGGAAGTCCTGATAGAAATGTTTGGCTCG GCAATGCCAATATTCATGAAATAACATCCATAGGGGATTATGAACTACGAGTTGATCTTCAAGATTGGGAAGGGCAAACATGGTATGCTGTTTATAGTTCGTTTAGGGTTGGTGACGAATCTACCAAGTACACACTTTCCCTAGGAAGGTACACTGGAACTGCAG GAGATTGTTTACGTTATCAGAATGGTATGAAGTTTTCAACATATGACCAGGATAATGATGCATCCAATGGAGTAGACTGTTTTGCGAGAGATCACGCTGGCTGGTGGTATAACCAGTGCCACTATGTAAATATCAATGGACTCTACAAAAAAGGGAAATCTGATAAACATAACGTTGTTAGTTGGAATTTAGCACGTGGCCCATATTATTCTTTGAAATTTGTACGAATGATGATACACAGACACTGA